ACGACAGAAGTACACCCTGTTTCGAGTCCTGTGTACATAGAGACATAATTTTACGGCTGTCTCGCATCTTTTAATTAACGCGAGTCATACACAACGTTTCAGGTGACGATCAACGCTTCAGGTTCGCGTAGCAATAGAGAAAGCAGTTTAAACGTGGAGAAAAACCGTGTTAGTTTTTGGGAAAATGTCATTTATTATCCGTAAAGATTTTCTATCCCACAATTTAATGTGAAATATTTGAGTAAGGTGATCGAAAACTGATAGGTACTGCTGAACCTCTGTTTTAGCGGGCGTGAAATGAAAATCTGTAATTACCCTTTGAAACTTTGTACCTTTGTATAAATTTTGATACGACAAATTTCATCAGTATTTTGACGTTAATATGTATCGCACTTCGTCCTCGATTTCTCTCGATTATTGAAGTGTATTGTCGGCCGCATCGTgaaggaaattgaaatatcaattCACTGAACATTTAACGCAACAGATTAAATGCACAAAGCATTATTATTCCTATATAATTATCGCCCAATATCCTACATAGGCAAGTGAACAAATCATGTTTAATGAAAATCGTAATTACATTTGACAAGCATAATTGAAATGATACATTTGGGGAAGAAGAACCATCCATCTTTAGGAATAGATATACGCAATATAAAGACAACTACATTAGGcgtttacaatatttattaaacacaTACATAATTATTCAGTTTGTTACCGAAATATACGGAGCTTAGGAATAACAATTTTAGTCCAGGCGCGTGTTGGGGTGTGTATGAACACACGTGTATATGTTACAGATTCCACAAATGGAGCATGAATCAGGGTGCTTTTCGGTATACCAGGACCCTGGTTCCGCACATTCAACAACGGGGGGCTATGTGAAAAATGGGGAACCTGGGTCAATCACATGGTATCCGAAGACAGTACCCACAATGAAGGAAGTTAAAGAAGGTTATATGAAGAACAAACGAGGAACATGAATCAGGGTTCAACTTGGAAGTCCTATTCTGGGTGGAATACCCTAACCGACCACATGGTATGTGGAAAGGGCAATGGGGAAAGAAGGGAATTGAAGGCAATTATGAATAGGAATAGTACCGTTACAGTACAAATGAAGTCTATCATGTTAGAGTGCCCAACACAGACAACCATTCAAGAACGAAAGTTAGAGAGTAAGATCTGCGAAGCATAAacttaacaatttaaataatagttCTGCCTTAACCAAAATAGGTCCTTAAATCGGTAGGACTTTTATAATTATGCCAGATATACCAGTGAATCTTAGCCCAACTGGTTTACCCATATTAATATGGATGGAATCCTGGCGTCACTATCATTTTTCAGATAACAATCACTTCATGTAGGACAGGAAATATGAAGTTGGTATAAACTAAAAAGGtttcgttattaaaaatatttattatataattggCGCCACGACATGACGCAAgacttaataaaaatatgcCTGATCGTGTACCTTTATAATAACATGTACGATAAGCTAATAACCTACAAATGGtatcgtttcattttccattATAAAGCCACTATAATGgcatataataaaatgtaatgttCAACGGGCATAAAAACTTAGGCTAACATAAATAACCTTTTTAAAACCATCTCTCCGTCTTTTAAACATCACATTATGAGGTTAACTCTCTCGTGATAACTCGATCaattaacattaattaaaataaataacacccgtattttaaatgaattttattgttacaattattactGAGGATGATGTATCCTGTTACCATGCATTATTGTATGTTTCAATTTTGAATACCTGCTTAGCAAgcataaatataaaagaaattcgAGCATCTAATCAAGAGTATTACTATATCGTTACTAAAAATAGAATAACATATGAACGTCCTGCCATTTTGTTCGCAACAGTAACATAAGGCAGTGCTGTCAACAACAGCCTGCAAGAAACTTTCTTGGAATCGGCCATTTTACACCCCCTTTATTCTTTGCTCTACAAATTTACATATAGGGTCAATCGGTACCCCATGAATACCCCATGTATATTAACACAAGGAAGAAAACGGAAGCGTTTAAAAATCTTCTTCTCTGGACAGTCCTGCCTCAGTTCTTCAGGGTCTTCACCGGAAGTCCAAAAACAGAATCCACGCGCAGCATCATATCTATGATCGTgttgaaaaaagtgaagggaaAAGGAAATGGTGGAAGAGATTTCTTCCGTGAACAGCAGATGTTATAGTGCATTCGTTACTCCTTTGTTTCTTCAAGCTTTCTAAATTCTGCGCCATACCACTTATAGCTTCAAATATAACCACACGAAACTCTATAACTATAATGAACTCCAATCCATTAAAAAACTTAAAAGCAGAAAAGCATTTAATCTACCGGAGTGCTGAACTGGCATTCGAACCCATACCTATTGCATAAGCAATCCACATGGTATTCTCTTTTCATATGACTACCGTaactatttattataatttagtTGAGTCAGTCAGAGAAGCAGACAGAATGCCTGTTGAATCTTCATTCTCAGAGACAGAAGTGTCCTTAAATAATAAGGAACGAAATGTCTGATTCCAAGGAgtttaaaatatcttttattttgATTCCAGCAGTTCGACAACGATGCAATTATCGAAATTTACTATTCGAATTCTTGGATTGCTGGGTTTGATTACATGACCGTTTCGAGCGGTTCCTTCGGCTGATCCTATTGTCAACTGCAAAGGGATGATACTTTCGGATCTATCAGTCTTCAAAAGCACTCGTTTAGAAACATAATCGCATCTCTCTAAACGAACTACACACTCCTTACACTTATATTTATTCTTCCACCTTTCTTCCAGTGGCGTCGTTGTTCTTTTTGTCTGTTTTGATATATTAGAAGATCTCAATCTCCTACTAGCTACACTGGAAGGAGTCGCGTCACGAGAATCAACAGATGATCGACGGGAATCATGTGTTGACTTTCTGAAATTATAAGGTGAATTCTGTGCAACGGCCGAATTGAAAGAATCGACAGGTtcactttttatttcatcattCAATAAACCAAGTAGCGAGTTAGGACTTATATGCATTTTCAGCAACGGCGTGTTAGGGGTAGAAAAATTAACCGCAGTTGAGTTGGGTATTGGCGTTGAAGTACGGCCAAATGTCAAGTTTCTTGATGCATTTCGACCACTCGAATCACAACTTTCTTGCGGAGTATCGACTTTCTCTAATTTAATGTCGTCTTCCTTAAAACTCTTATTAGAGAATGAAAGGAACTCCGTAAGAGTAGTCTGCCTCATCTTTTTCTTACCTGGACTTGAAGTGTTCAACTTTGTTGGTGAATTGGTACTAGCTATTGGCTTTTGACTTTGTCTAGTTTTCTGAACAACTTTCTTTTCATGACCTACACTTTTCACTGTTGGTACATTTCGTtgtgttttattaatattcgtTGTTACACGGCTTTCACTGGCTTCCGTCGCTGTATTTTGACTGATCTGGTCAACATCATTGATTACACTGTCCGTAATTTCGTTTGTTGAtgtatttaattcaatttttatattatcacTAATCACATGGTTCGCACTTCCTTCTACTGGTGTATTTTTTTCAACTTGATCAACATTCTGTGTTACACTATCCGTTACACAGGTCGCACTTTCCTTAATTTTATCGACATCATTGGTGACATTAACCGTGTTCGTAATGTCACTGGTTCCACCAATGATATCTGCGGCGTAGTTGGTACCACCAGCCACGCTCGCAGCATCATTGTTCGAACATGGCTGTACAGCAGCCATGTTCGTAATATCGTTGGTTGCACGAACGGCTTCCATACTGTCCTCCATGCGTctattttcttcgattttgTCAGCATCGTTGATTATACGGTTCGCACTGTCCTCTATTGGTGCACTATTTTCGGTATCGCCGACTACACCAATGATGTTCAAAATGTCTTCTAATGCTGTAACTCTAGTGTCATCGAGTACTTCAACATCGTCGGTTACAGATATCGTAGCATCCACCTCCCATGTATCTTTTTCGATTTTGATAGCATCACGGGGTATACGTACCATAGCATCATCCACgcgtttattatttttcgtttGGTCAATTTTGTTGGTTGCAGGCATCGTAGAATCCTCCTCCATGGGTGTATTTCTTTTGACATCATTGATTACGGATGTCATGGAGGTCTCCATATTTCTTCTGACTTTATCAGAATTCCTGGTTACAGGTATATTAGTGTCCTCTCTGCATGTATTTTTCTCGATTTTGTCAGTATCCATGGTTACTCCTGTACTACTATTACTTATGTGCGAATGTCTTTTAACTCTGCAAAGATGTTCCATATTTTCTAGAATTTTGTCAATATCAGTTTGTAAAGAGTATTCATCTTCCAGTAAAGTTCGATGGCAATGAAATAGATGCATTTGTAGGCGTTTCTTTTCGCAGAATGATCGATTACAGAACCAACACCTAATACTCTTTCTGGAACATATATACGTTGCATGAAAGTGACACGATATATGTCTCTGCAATTGCGGACGCGAATTGAACGGTGTATTGCAAATTTCGCATATCAATATAGTGTTGTATATTTTTGAATGAACGCTTAATGACTGGACCGTCTTGAAAGATACAAAGCATATTTTACATGTTCTTGTTGGTatcattaaattatcttcCATTTGCAAAGGTAGAATATCGCGTAAATATAATCTAGGTTTCTTCGCTGGCTGAGAATCCTCCAATTCTGAGGAATCGTTTAAGGCGCGTTTACGTTTTTTTCTAGTAAAATATGAACTGTCTTTGTTGGAACAGACGGATCTTGGACGTAGAATGCGTTCATTATTCTCATTATTAACAACATCTAAATGATTTTGTTTAGATTTCGTGGATACATTTTGAGCTGTTGTATTCGCGTcagttaataaataattcaaatcatCGTAATCTAGATCTGGTGGTTCTTCTTTAATCCTTATTCCATTTTCAGAAtgctgaaaaaaaatatacaaaccTTATACAACATCctaaaaattgaaacgttcttcattattattatacagagGAAATTGAACTGCTACTGGCTGACGATAACAGTCATTTTTATctgacttcgaaaaggaggaggatgctcaattcgatgtgtatatatttttttttaatgttccTAATTTTCCATCCTTTATCCGCCGAAATTGAAACCGTGATGCAAAATTTAAGTCTCATCCtttaaaattgtttctttttcatttggGAAGTGAATTAAACATTCACCGCGCTATCTCGGACAGTACTGTCCAAACCTACCTCCGGTATGTCTAATGGTTCCCTTATGTAGGTTATGGTCTTCACAAAATGTCTACTTCAAGCAGAGCTCGGCGAGATTTGCACTTTTCAGCCGATTTTCAGCTAGCTCCGCTTACCGCTATTCCCCTTGCAGCGACGTTCAGAGCGCAGCCAACGAATCGTTTGAGGCTCAGGAGCGTATCACTCGTAAACGTATGCTAGCAAccacttaaaaaaaaaacgcatcGACAATAGTACCTCGCGGGTGAGGTGGAAAGCTATTGTCAGCATATGCTTGCGAGTGATACGCTCCTGAGCCTCAAATGGTTCGTAGGCTGCGCGCTGAACGTCGCGGCAAGAGGAATAGCGGTAGGCGGAGCCAGCTGAAAATCGGCTGAAAAGTGCAAATCTTGCCGAGCTCTGACTTAAAGGTAAGTTCGCATCGCCCGACTTTGTTCACGGCTCTATCGAAGCTCCCGCCTTTAGACTTTCATCGGCATGTGCGAACATAGTACCGCGGATACATGGATTCTAGTATGTTAGCATATGCTGCCAAGAACCTAAAGGCAGGGGGTTTCGAGTTGCCAAGAACTTAAAAGCGGGGGATTAGAGCGCGGGTTTAATCTCTCCACGGGCCTATCACGTCCTTTGACATGGTCCTAACCACAGGACATATGTATTTTCGTTATTAGTCGCACGAATAATGTCAAGGAATAAAATCATACAGCACCGTATGACCAAGTAAATAAACGAGACACATCGAAATCGGATGTGATAGAACAATAACGAGCAAAGAATTCTAGTACTATGTCAGCGCATACCGCCAAGACCTAATGGCAAGCGCATCGGGAAGGTTCCAGACGAGTCGAGTAGTCCTGCTGTCTCTGTGCCGGCCCACATGCCGCCTTTTCATATCTGCACCGTACACAGGCAGACCAGAACCTGTATGAGGGAACAGTTACGCAGTGGGGGAACCACTCGGCAGGCCGGAGCTCGGCTTGGATAGCACTGAACTGGCAGAAAAGCTAGCAGTCAATGTTTTCAGAACAGTCAAGACGTCCGGGAATGTTCCATGAATACCAACCAATAACAGCTTTCTTTCGCAATATGGTATACTGCGACGCAATAACCTTCTTTAGAGATTAAATATCATGCACAAACAAAACTTCCGCAACTAGCGTTACCAAATTTTATTGTATGAGGATATAATTTAGTACTCTGTCGCTTTTTCAACTTCagacaaattttaataaaacaagataaaaattatttcatttgcaaTACATATTCAAGAAATAAACGGTACTGGGTAAGACACAGGATTAAAAATAGCGACTGACCGAATCGCCGCCATTGAGCCACCTTCGAAGTCACGTTACATTTACACAAAAATGCATTGTCATACTTCTTTGTTAATGAAACATATAGATTTATACGTAATGTTGCCCGACTTTATGCGTATACGTAGGAATGTGCGGCAGTAATAAAAGTTCAGCAAGTGTTGCCAAAAAAGTTAACAAAGCTGGAAAACTtcataatttgaaatttcggATAACACACAAAGCATTTATGAGCCAAGACACTTAGCAAATAAACACTGAATAAACCAATATTGCTATTcttatttgaaaaagaaaacataaatgctcagcaataatttcaatgaaaatacTGTAATTTTATGCGATTAAACTAGAAAAGCATAAGAGTCCTTTTAAAGTCTGAATTTTTCACAGAAAGTATTGAATATGTTGGAGACATCATTGTTATATAGATGTC
This region of Osmia bicornis bicornis chromosome 5, iOsmBic2.1, whole genome shotgun sequence genomic DNA includes:
- the LOC114876560 gene encoding uncharacterized threonine-rich GPI-anchored glycoprotein PJ4664.02-like encodes the protein MARIFQYVRPVDAVLTSVTLGTRPDHSENGIRIKEEPPDLDYDDLNYLLTDANTTAQNVSTKSKQNHLDVVNNENNERILRPRSVCSNKDSSYFTRKKRKRALNDSSELEDSQPAKKPRLYLRDILPLQMEDNLMIPTRTCKICFVSFKTVQSLSVHSKIYNTILICEICNTPFNSRPQLQRHISCHFHATYICSRKSIRCWFCNRSFCEKKRLQMHLFHCHRTLLEDEYSLQTDIDKILENMEHLCRVKRHSHISNSSTGVTMDTDKIEKNTCREDTNIPVTRNSDKVRRNMETSMTSVINDVKRNTPMEEDSTMPATNKIDQTKNNKRVDDAMVRIPRDAIKIEKDTWEVDATISVTDDVEVLDDTRVTALEDILNIIGVVGDTENSAPIEDSANRIINDADKIEENRRMEDSMEAVRATNDITNMAAVQPCSNNDAASVAGGTNYAADIIGGTSDITNTVNVTNDVDKIKESATCVTDSVTQNVDQVEKNTPVEGSANHVISDNIKIELNTSTNEITDSVINDVDQISQNTATEASESRVTTNINKTQRNVPTVKSVGHEKKVVQKTRQSQKPIASTNSPTKLNTSSPGKKKMRQTTLTEFLSFSNKSFKEDDIKLEKVDTPQESCDSSGRNASRNLTFGRTSTPIPNSTAVNFSTPNTPLLKMHISPNSLLGLLNDEIKSEPVDSFNSAVAQNSPYNFRKSTHDSRRSSVDSRDATPSSVASRRLRSSNISKQTKRTTTPLEERWKNKYKCKECVVRLERCDYVSKRVLLKTDRSESIIPLQLTIGSAEGTARNGHVIKPSNPRIRIVNFDNCIVVELLESK